One segment of Thermus oshimai DSM 12092 DNA contains the following:
- a CDS encoding ArsR/SmtB family transcription factor, which translates to MVSRAVCGVYEIHPERVEKARAALPEEAVLGEAALLLKALADPTRMRLLLALKAAGELCVCDLALLAGVSVSAVSHQLRLLRQARLVAFRREGKQVYYRLADEHVERLLEGALEHAEENT; encoded by the coding sequence ATGGTGTCGCGGGCGGTCTGCGGGGTTTACGAGATCCACCCTGAGCGGGTGGAGAAGGCGCGCGCGGCCTTGCCCGAGGAGGCGGTGCTGGGGGAAGCCGCCCTCCTCCTTAAGGCTTTGGCCGACCCTACCCGGATGCGGCTTCTTTTGGCCTTGAAGGCGGCGGGGGAGCTTTGCGTGTGCGATCTAGCCCTCCTCGCTGGGGTTTCGGTTTCTGCGGTGAGCCATCAGCTCAGGCTTCTGCGCCAGGCAAGGCTGGTGGCCTTCCGGAGAGAGGGAAAGCAGGTCTACTACCGCTTGGCGGACGAGCACGTGGAACGGCTTCTTGAGGGGGCTTTGGAGCACGCGGAAGAGAACACTTGA